Proteins from a genomic interval of Nocardioidaceae bacterium:
- a CDS encoding ABC transporter permease → MASVKAVYQKPLGVLDNLGAELSFFIRALAWSPRTIRRYKKEIMRLLAEVTLGSGALSVIGGTVGVITGLAFFTGTEVGLQGYAALNQIGTSAFTGFVSAYFNTREIAPLVAGIALAATVGCGFTAQLGAMRISEEIDALEVMAIPSIPFLVTSRILAGLVAVVPLYVVGLMSSYFATRLTVTQFFGQSAGTYDHYFNQFLPPGDVLWSFGKVLVFAVVVILVHCYYGYTASGGPAGVGIAVGSAVRLSIVAINVIDLFLSMAIWGASTTVRLAG, encoded by the coding sequence GTGGCAAGCGTGAAGGCCGTCTACCAGAAGCCGCTCGGGGTGCTCGACAACCTCGGTGCGGAGCTCAGCTTCTTCATCCGCGCGCTCGCGTGGAGCCCGCGCACGATCCGCCGGTACAAGAAGGAGATCATGCGGCTCCTGGCCGAGGTGACCCTCGGCTCGGGGGCGCTGTCGGTCATCGGCGGCACCGTCGGTGTGATCACCGGTCTCGCGTTCTTCACCGGCACCGAGGTCGGCCTGCAGGGGTATGCCGCGCTGAACCAGATCGGCACCTCGGCCTTCACCGGGTTCGTCTCGGCGTACTTCAACACCCGGGAGATCGCCCCGCTGGTCGCCGGCATCGCCCTGGCGGCGACCGTCGGCTGCGGTTTCACCGCCCAGCTCGGCGCGATGCGCATCTCCGAGGAGATCGACGCCCTGGAGGTCATGGCGATCCCCTCGATCCCCTTCCTCGTGACCTCCCGCATCCTGGCGGGTCTGGTCGCCGTCGTCCCCCTGTACGTCGTGGGCCTGATGTCCTCGTACTTCGCGACGCGACTCACCGTGACGCAGTTCTTCGGGCAGAGCGCGGGCACCTACGACCACTACTTCAACCAGTTCCTGCCACCCGGCGACGTGCTGTGGTCCTTCGGCAAGGTGCTGGTCTTCGCCGTCGTCGTGATCCTCGTGCACTGCTACTACGGCTACACCGCCTCGGGCGGTCCCGCAGGTGTGGGCATCGCCGTGGGCAGCGCAGTCCGACTGTCGATCGTCGCGATCAACGTCATCGACCTGTTCCTCTCCATGGCGATCTGGGGAGCGAGCACCACCGTGAGGTTGGCGGGATGA
- a CDS encoding ABC transporter permease — MASTATRVLAPVGTAGKLFAFGLDVTRNIFKRPFQLREFLQQAWFIASVTIIPTALVAIPFGAVIALQVGGLIKQFGAQSFTGSAAVLAVVREAGPIATALLVAGAGGSAIAADLGARKIREELDAMMVLGIDPIQRLVVPRVLAAVMVAVFLNGLVSVVGIAGGYVFNVVLQDGTPGAYLASFTALAQLPDLYQGFIKAIFFGFIAAIVAAYKGMNAAGGPKGVGDAVNESVVITFMLLFVVNFILSAVYFQLVPPKTG; from the coding sequence TTGGCCTCGACCGCCACCCGCGTCCTGGCGCCCGTCGGGACCGCGGGCAAGCTCTTCGCCTTCGGGCTGGACGTGACCCGCAACATCTTCAAGCGGCCCTTCCAGCTGCGTGAGTTCCTGCAGCAGGCGTGGTTCATCGCCTCGGTGACGATCATCCCGACGGCGCTGGTCGCCATCCCCTTCGGCGCGGTCATCGCGTTGCAGGTGGGTGGCCTGATCAAGCAGTTCGGAGCCCAGTCGTTCACGGGTTCGGCGGCGGTGCTCGCGGTGGTGCGAGAAGCCGGGCCCATCGCGACAGCCCTCCTCGTGGCGGGCGCGGGAGGGTCGGCCATCGCCGCCGACCTCGGCGCTCGCAAGATCCGCGAGGAGCTCGACGCGATGATGGTGCTCGGCATCGACCCCATCCAGCGGCTCGTCGTCCCCCGGGTGCTCGCCGCGGTCATGGTCGCGGTCTTCCTGAACGGCCTCGTCAGCGTCGTCGGCATCGCCGGCGGATACGTCTTCAACGTGGTGCTCCAGGACGGCACGCCGGGCGCCTACCTCGCGAGCTTCACCGCGCTGGCGCAGCTGCCCGACCTGTACCAGGGCTTCATCAAGGCGATCTTCTTCGGCTTCATCGCTGCGATCGTCGCCGCGTACAAGGGCATGAACGCGGCCGGCGGGCCGAAGGGTGTCGGTGACGCGGTGAACGAGTCGGTGGTCATCACCTTCATGCTGCTGTTCGTCGTGAACTTCATCCTGTCCGCCGTGTACTTCCAGCTCGTCCCACCGAAGACAGGGTGA
- a CDS encoding ATP-binding cassette domain-containing protein: protein MGTEIQVNHLTKSFGKQLIWGDVTLTIPAGEICVMLGPSGTGKSVFLKTLIGLLKPDRGEIIIQGTDIASCPEDELYEIRKLFGVLFQDGAMFGSMNLYDNIAFPLREHTKKSESEVRDIVMEKLDLVGLIGTEDKLPGEISGGMRKRAGLARALVLDPEIVLFDEPDSGLDPVRSAFLNQLIVDLNAQIDATFLIVTHDINTARTVPDNIGLLYHKHLAMFGPREMLLSSEEPVVRQFLNAQRIGPIGMSEEKDDDELEAESGQELPPLPPIPVQLEPSNGIRRRSQRDPGAWCAANGVTPPPGSFEPNMTMVN, encoded by the coding sequence ATGGGCACCGAGATCCAGGTCAACCACCTGACCAAGTCCTTCGGCAAGCAGCTGATCTGGGGCGACGTGACCCTGACGATCCCCGCCGGGGAGATCTGCGTGATGCTCGGCCCCTCCGGCACGGGCAAGTCCGTGTTCCTCAAGACGCTGATCGGCCTGCTGAAGCCCGACCGCGGCGAGATCATCATCCAGGGCACCGACATCGCGTCCTGTCCCGAGGACGAGCTGTACGAGATCCGCAAGCTCTTCGGCGTGCTGTTCCAGGACGGCGCGATGTTCGGCTCGATGAACCTCTACGACAACATCGCCTTCCCCCTGCGCGAGCACACGAAGAAGTCCGAGTCCGAGGTCCGCGACATCGTCATGGAGAAGCTCGACCTCGTCGGCCTCATCGGCACCGAGGACAAGCTGCCGGGCGAGATCTCCGGCGGCATGCGCAAGCGGGCCGGCCTGGCGCGCGCACTGGTGCTTGACCCCGAGATCGTCCTCTTCGACGAGCCGGACTCCGGCCTCGACCCGGTGCGCTCGGCCTTCCTCAACCAGCTGATCGTCGACCTCAACGCCCAGATCGACGCGACGTTCCTGATCGTGACCCACGACATCAACACCGCGCGCACCGTGCCCGACAACATCGGCCTGCTCTACCACAAGCACCTCGCGATGTTCGGGCCCCGCGAGATGCTCCTGAGCTCCGAGGAGCCTGTCGTCAGGCAGTTCCTGAACGCTCAGCGCATCGGTCCGATCGGCATGTCCGAGGAGAAGGACGACGACGAGCTCGAGGCCGAGTCCGGCCAGGAGCTCCCGCCCCTGCCCCCGATCCCCGTGCAGCTCGAGCCCTCCAACGGCATCCGTCGTCGGTCGCAGCGCGACCCCGGCGCCTGGTGCGCGGCGAATGGCGTCACGCCGCCTCCCGGCTCCTTCGAGCCGAACATGACGATGGTGAACTGA
- the rplL gene encoding 50S ribosomal protein L7/L12 produces MAKLSNDELLDAFKEMTLLELSEFVKQFEETFGVTAAAPVAAAAAPAAGGGDAGGAAAEEQDEFDVVLEAAGDKKINVIKEVRALTSLGLKEAKELVESAPKAILEKVAKDAADKAKEQLEGAGATVTVK; encoded by the coding sequence ATGGCGAAGCTCAGCAACGACGAGCTCCTCGACGCGTTCAAGGAGATGACCCTTCTCGAGCTCAGCGAGTTCGTGAAGCAGTTCGAGGAGACCTTCGGCGTCACCGCGGCCGCCCCCGTGGCCGCCGCTGCCGCCCCGGCCGCCGGTGGCGGCGACGCCGGTGGCGCGGCCGCCGAGGAGCAGGACGAGTTCGACGTCGTCCTCGAGGCCGCCGGTGACAAGAAGATCAACGTCATCAAGGAGGTGCGCGCCCTCACCTCGCTCGGCCTGAAGGAGGCCAAGGAGCTGGTGGAGTCCGCCCCCAAGGCGATCCTGGAGAAGGTCGCCAAGGACGCGGCCGACAAGGCCAAGGAGCAGCTCGAGGGTGCCGGCGCGACCGTCACCGTCAAGTGA
- the rplJ gene encoding 50S ribosomal protein L10 produces MARPDKQAAVKEIADSFADSSGAVLTEYRGLTVSQLQQLRRSLGEHASYAVVKNTLTKIAAREAGVDGVDDLLTGPTAIAFINGDLVEAAKGLRDFAKENPALVIKGGVIDGAPVDAAELAKIADLESREVLLGKMAGAMLASLSQAVYLINAPLAQTARLAAALQAKAEADPSVLAGGAGEATDAE; encoded by the coding sequence ATGGCGCGGCCAGACAAGCAAGCCGCCGTGAAGGAGATCGCGGACTCGTTCGCGGACTCCTCGGGCGCCGTGCTGACCGAGTACCGCGGGCTCACCGTGTCGCAGCTGCAGCAGCTGCGACGGAGCCTGGGCGAGCACGCCTCGTACGCCGTGGTCAAGAACACGCTCACCAAGATCGCCGCCCGTGAGGCCGGGGTCGACGGTGTCGACGACCTGCTCACCGGCCCGACCGCCATCGCCTTCATCAACGGCGACCTGGTCGAGGCGGCGAAGGGTCTGCGTGACTTCGCGAAGGAGAACCCGGCTCTCGTCATCAAGGGCGGCGTCATCGACGGCGCCCCGGTGGACGCGGCCGAGCTCGCCAAGATCGCCGACCTGGAGAGCCGCGAGGTCCTCCTGGGCAAGATGGCCGGCGCCATGCTGGCGTCGCTGAGCCAGGCGGTCTACCTCATCAACGCCCCGCTCGCGCAGACCGCGCGTCTCGCGGCGGCGCTGCAGGCCAAGGCCGAGGCGGACCCGTCCGTCCTCGCCGGAGGCGCTGGCGAGGCGACCGACGCGGAGTGA
- the rplA gene encoding 50S ribosomal protein L1 translates to MQRSKGYRKAAEQFDADELHTPLKAITVAKTGASKKFDETVDVAMRLGVDPRKADQMVRGTVNLPHGTGKTARVLVFAVADKADAAREAGADFVGGDEMIERVSGGWLDFDAVVATPDMMGKVGRLGRVLGPRGLMPNPKTGTVTPDPAKAVTDIKGGKIEFRVDRHANLHFIIGKSSFSEAQLAENYAVALEEVLRLKPASSKGRYLRKVTFSTTMGPGIQVDPNRTRNVASDEDVASA, encoded by the coding sequence ATGCAGCGCAGCAAGGGCTACCGCAAGGCAGCGGAGCAGTTCGACGCCGACGAGCTCCACACCCCCCTGAAGGCGATCACCGTCGCCAAGACGGGCGCGTCGAAGAAGTTCGACGAGACCGTGGACGTCGCCATGCGGCTCGGCGTCGACCCCCGCAAGGCGGACCAGATGGTCCGCGGCACCGTCAACCTGCCGCACGGCACCGGCAAGACCGCCAGGGTCCTGGTCTTCGCCGTCGCCGACAAGGCAGACGCCGCACGGGAGGCGGGCGCCGACTTCGTCGGTGGCGACGAGATGATCGAGCGGGTGTCGGGCGGCTGGCTCGACTTCGACGCCGTCGTCGCGACCCCGGACATGATGGGCAAGGTCGGTCGCCTCGGTCGCGTCCTCGGCCCGCGCGGCCTGATGCCGAACCCGAAGACGGGCACGGTGACCCCGGACCCGGCCAAGGCCGTGACCGACATCAAGGGCGGCAAGATCGAGTTCCGCGTCGACCGCCACGCCAACCTGCACTTCATCATCGGCAAGTCCTCCTTCTCCGAGGCCCAGCTCGCCGAGAACTACGCGGTGGCTCTCGAGGAGGTCCTGCGTCTGAAGCCGGCCAGCTCCAAGGGCCGCTACCTGCGCAAGGTGACCTTCTCGACGACCATGGGCCCCGGCATCCAGGTCGACCCGAACCGCACGCGCAACGTCGCCTCCGACGAGGACGTCGCCTCGGCCTGA
- the rplK gene encoding 50S ribosomal protein L11 → MPPKKKKIAALVKVQLQAGAATPAPPVGTALGPHGVNIMEFCKAYNAATEQMRGNVIPVEITIYEDRSFSFVTKTPPAAELIKKAAGLSKGSSVPNKDKVGKLTSDQIREIATTKMPDLNANDIDQAMKIVAGTARSMGITTD, encoded by the coding sequence ATGCCCCCCAAGAAGAAGAAGATCGCTGCCCTGGTGAAGGTGCAGCTGCAGGCCGGCGCGGCCACGCCGGCCCCGCCCGTCGGTACGGCCCTCGGCCCCCACGGCGTGAACATCATGGAGTTCTGCAAGGCCTACAACGCCGCCACCGAGCAGATGCGCGGCAACGTGATCCCGGTCGAGATCACGATCTACGAGGACCGCTCCTTCAGCTTCGTCACCAAGACGCCGCCGGCGGCCGAGCTGATCAAGAAGGCCGCAGGCCTGTCCAAGGGCTCCTCGGTGCCCAACAAGGACAAGGTCGGCAAGCTGACCTCGGACCAGATCCGTGAGATCGCCACCACCAAGATGCCGGACCTGAACGCCAACGACATCGACCAGGCGATGAAGATCGTCGCGGGCACCGCCCGCTCGATGGGCATCACGACCGACTGA
- the nusG gene encoding transcription termination/antitermination protein NusG: MEDEVAGQSALEATEVMDLDEARGASDVDEPAEAVVDAVEEAEEDAEVDPLEAFREELMAKPGDWFVVHTYSGMENRVKANLENRTTSLNMEDYIHEVVVPTEEVAEIKNGQRKMVKRTVLPGYVLVRMDLTDESWAAVRHTPSVTGFVGHSHQPVPLSLREVENMLAPTVVAAAESARAAAAPAGSAAATPARKPVEVVDFAVQDSVMVVDGPFATLHATITEINADTQRVKALVEIFGRETPVELSFNQIQKV; encoded by the coding sequence ATCGAAGACGAGGTCGCTGGTCAGTCCGCGCTCGAGGCCACCGAGGTCATGGACCTCGACGAGGCCCGCGGGGCCTCCGACGTCGACGAGCCGGCCGAGGCCGTCGTCGACGCCGTGGAGGAGGCCGAGGAGGACGCCGAGGTCGACCCGCTCGAGGCCTTCCGCGAGGAGCTCATGGCCAAGCCCGGCGACTGGTTCGTCGTGCACACCTACTCCGGCATGGAGAACCGGGTGAAGGCCAACCTGGAGAACCGCACCACCTCGCTGAACATGGAGGACTACATCCACGAGGTCGTGGTCCCCACCGAGGAGGTCGCCGAGATCAAGAACGGCCAGCGCAAGATGGTCAAGCGCACCGTTCTCCCCGGCTACGTGCTGGTGCGCATGGACCTGACCGACGAGTCCTGGGCGGCCGTACGCCACACCCCGTCGGTCACCGGCTTCGTCGGCCACAGCCACCAGCCGGTGCCGCTGTCGCTGCGCGAGGTCGAGAACATGCTGGCCCCCACCGTCGTGGCCGCCGCCGAGTCGGCGCGTGCCGCCGCGGCTCCGGCCGGCTCCGCCGCAGCCACGCCGGCCCGCAAGCCGGTCGAGGTCGTCGACTTCGCGGTGCAGGACTCCGTCATGGTCGTCGACGGACCGTTCGCGACGCTCCACGCCACGATCACCGAGATCAACGCCGACACCCAGCGGGTGAAGGCCCTGGTCGAGATCTTCGGCCGGGAGACCCCGGTCGAGCTCAGCTTCAACCAGATCCAGAAGGTCTGA
- the secE gene encoding preprotein translocase subunit SecE produces the protein MTRPPAGEEAGVVSDTRTPDARAEEPRTTPATFLRQVVAELRKVVYPTQAQLVTYFIVVMVFVVVVMTLVALLDLGFGRAAFAIFA, from the coding sequence ATGACCCGGCCCCCGGCCGGTGAGGAGGCAGGAGTCGTGTCGGACACCCGTACGCCGGACGCCCGCGCCGAGGAGCCCCGCACCACCCCCGCCACCTTCTTGCGACAGGTGGTCGCCGAGCTCCGCAAGGTCGTCTACCCGACCCAGGCGCAGCTGGTCACCTACTTCATCGTCGTCATGGTCTTCGTGGTCGTGGTGATGACGCTGGTGGCGCTGCTGGACCTGGGATTCGGACGGGCCGCGTTCGCGATCTTCGCCTGA
- a CDS encoding pyridoxal phosphate-dependent aminotransferase, which translates to MTSSSASSSTSRARVSALVGGISESATLKVDAKAKALKAEGRPVIGFGAGEPDFPTPSYVVDAAADACRDPRNHRYTPAGGLPELRQAIAAKTERDSGLKVTAAEVLVTNGGKQAIQEAFATVLDPGDEVIVPAPYWTTYPESIRLAGGVAVEVLAEADQDYKVTVDQLEAARTEKTKVLLVNSPSNPTGAVYTTEELRAIGQWADSHGLWVLTDEIYEHLLYDGVETASLPVICPELRERCIIVNGVAKTYAMTGWRVGWIIAPTDVVKAAANLQSHATSNVANVSQVAALTAVEGDLDAVEEMKTAFDRRRRTIVRMLNEIDGVECPTPLGAFYAYPDVKGLLGRDIDGSTASTTAELAEIILEKAEVAVVPGEAFGSPGYLRLSYALGDADLEEGVGRLQKLLG; encoded by the coding sequence ATGACCTCCAGCTCCGCCTCGTCCAGCACCTCACGCGCCCGGGTCTCCGCCCTCGTCGGCGGCATCTCGGAGTCGGCGACCCTCAAGGTCGACGCCAAGGCCAAGGCGCTCAAGGCCGAGGGACGGCCCGTCATCGGCTTCGGTGCGGGCGAACCGGACTTCCCGACCCCGTCGTACGTCGTGGACGCCGCCGCCGACGCCTGCCGCGACCCGCGCAACCACCGCTACACCCCCGCCGGCGGGCTCCCCGAGCTGCGCCAGGCGATCGCCGCGAAGACCGAGCGCGACTCCGGGCTGAAGGTCACCGCCGCCGAGGTGCTCGTGACCAACGGCGGCAAGCAGGCCATCCAGGAGGCGTTCGCGACCGTTCTCGACCCCGGCGACGAGGTCATCGTGCCCGCGCCGTACTGGACGACCTACCCCGAGTCGATCCGTCTCGCCGGCGGCGTGGCGGTCGAGGTGCTGGCCGAGGCCGACCAGGACTACAAGGTCACCGTCGACCAGCTCGAGGCCGCGCGCACCGAGAAGACCAAGGTGCTGCTGGTCAACTCCCCCTCCAACCCCACCGGCGCCGTATACACCACCGAGGAGCTGCGCGCCATCGGGCAGTGGGCCGACTCCCACGGGCTGTGGGTGCTGACCGACGAGATCTACGAGCACCTGCTCTACGACGGCGTCGAGACCGCGTCGCTGCCGGTGATCTGTCCCGAGCTGCGCGAGCGCTGCATCATCGTCAACGGGGTGGCCAAGACGTACGCCATGACCGGCTGGCGCGTGGGTTGGATCATCGCCCCCACCGATGTGGTGAAGGCCGCCGCGAACCTGCAGAGCCACGCGACCTCCAACGTCGCCAACGTCTCCCAGGTCGCCGCGCTGACCGCGGTCGAGGGCGACCTCGACGCGGTCGAGGAGATGAAGACCGCGTTCGACCGCCGTCGGCGGACGATCGTGCGGATGCTCAACGAGATCGACGGCGTCGAGTGCCCGACACCGCTGGGCGCGTTCTACGCCTACCCCGACGTCAAGGGACTCCTGGGCCGCGACATCGACGGATCGACCGCCTCGACCACCGCGGAGCTGGCCGAGATCATCCTGGAGAAGGCGGAGGTCGCCGTCGTGCCGGGCGAGGCCTTCGGCTCGCCGGGCTACCTGCGCCTGTCGTACGCCCTGGGTGACGCCGACCTCGAGGAGGGCGTGGGCCGCCTGCAGAAGCTGCTGGGCTGA
- a CDS encoding adenosine deaminase, whose protein sequence is METLPKAHLHLHFTGSMRHATLLELAEREGIRLPPALTEEWPPQLIATDERGWFRFQRLYDVARSVLQRREDVYRLLVEAAEDDAADGGEWLEIQVDPSGYAALFGGITAFTELVLDAARAAYAATGCEVAVVIAANRTRHPLDARTLARLAGQYVGHGVVGFGLSNDERRGVTVDFAPAFAIAERAGLAAMPHAGELVGPASVRVALEELGADRLGHGVRTVEDPALLARAVERGVAFEVCPTSNVALGVYSDLTSVPLPMLLEAGATVALGADDPLLFGSRLAAQYATMRAAHDLDDATLAELARMSWRASRASQERRRTAYADIDAWLAAPPS, encoded by the coding sequence CTGGAGACGCTGCCCAAGGCGCACCTGCACCTGCACTTCACGGGGTCGATGCGGCACGCCACGCTGCTCGAGCTGGCTGAGCGGGAGGGCATCCGGCTGCCGCCGGCCCTGACCGAGGAGTGGCCGCCGCAGCTCATCGCCACCGACGAGCGCGGGTGGTTCCGGTTCCAGCGTCTCTACGACGTCGCCAGGTCGGTGCTGCAGCGTCGCGAGGACGTGTACCGGCTGCTGGTGGAGGCCGCCGAGGACGACGCGGCCGACGGCGGTGAGTGGCTGGAGATCCAGGTCGACCCGTCCGGTTACGCCGCGCTGTTCGGGGGAATCACCGCCTTCACCGAGCTGGTGCTCGACGCGGCGCGTGCGGCGTACGCCGCGACGGGGTGCGAGGTCGCGGTCGTCATCGCCGCGAACCGCACCCGGCACCCGCTGGACGCGCGGACGCTGGCCCGCCTCGCCGGTCAGTACGTCGGGCACGGGGTGGTCGGCTTCGGCCTGTCCAACGACGAGCGGCGAGGCGTCACCGTCGACTTCGCGCCGGCCTTCGCCATCGCCGAGCGGGCGGGACTCGCAGCGATGCCGCACGCGGGCGAGCTCGTCGGGCCGGCCAGCGTCCGCGTGGCCCTCGAGGAGCTGGGCGCCGACCGACTGGGGCACGGCGTACGCACCGTCGAGGACCCGGCCCTGCTCGCCCGGGCCGTCGAGCGTGGCGTCGCGTTCGAGGTGTGCCCCACCAGCAATGTCGCGCTCGGCGTCTACTCCGACCTCACCTCCGTGCCGCTGCCGATGCTGCTCGAGGCAGGCGCCACGGTCGCGCTCGGCGCGGACGACCCGCTTCTCTTCGGGTCGCGGTTGGCCGCGCAGTACGCCACCATGCGTGCCGCCCACGACCTCGACGACGCCACGCTCGCCGAGCTGGCCCGGATGTCCTGGCGTGCCTCGCGGGCGTCGCAGGAGCGCAGGCGGACGGCGTACGCGGACATCGACGCCTGGCTCGCCGCCCCACCGTCCTGA
- a CDS encoding DUF4190 domain-containing protein, with amino-acid sequence MSSTGDDDPFRPPQSGRDDDEGRGRPAGGDAQGSQPSGWGWGQQPQDPARASWESSHAQQPGQQYGQQPQQQGPYGQPGQYGGYAPPDHGRATVALVLGLVSLIGGLVCGVPLLASPFALVIGRKAVREIDASGGRLGGRGQAMAGYVMGIIGVVLLALGIIAIVLFFGLIASFGFS; translated from the coding sequence ATGAGCAGCACCGGCGACGACGACCCCTTCCGCCCGCCCCAGTCGGGCCGGGACGACGACGAGGGCCGTGGCCGGCCGGCCGGCGGCGACGCGCAGGGCTCCCAGCCGAGCGGCTGGGGCTGGGGCCAGCAGCCGCAGGACCCGGCGCGCGCGTCCTGGGAGAGCTCGCACGCGCAACAGCCGGGTCAGCAGTACGGTCAGCAGCCGCAGCAGCAGGGCCCCTACGGCCAACCAGGACAGTACGGCGGGTACGCGCCGCCGGACCACGGCCGGGCGACCGTGGCCCTGGTGCTCGGTCTCGTGAGCCTGATCGGCGGGCTCGTGTGCGGCGTCCCGCTCCTGGCCTCCCCGTTCGCGTTGGTCATCGGACGCAAGGCCGTCCGGGAGATCGACGCCAGCGGCGGCCGGCTGGGCGGGCGCGGGCAGGCCATGGCCGGCTACGTCATGGGCATCATCGGCGTGGTGCTCTTGGCGCTCGGCATCATCGCGATCGTGCTCTTCTTCGGCCTCATCGCCTCGTTCGGCTTCTCCTGA
- a CDS encoding UDP-N-acetylmuramate dehydrogenase, with amino-acid sequence MSSSPADAPGPAGNVATVSEHEAPRLAHLTTLRVGGPARRHIRAETVDELVAAVREADDAGEPVLVLGGGSNLLVADEGVPGVVVQVATSGVRPDPESLSDLCGGVMVTVAAGESWDAFVEVAVTLGWVGVEALSGIPGSVGATPVQNVGAYGQEVSDTVARVRTWDRVEGRERTFAAADCGFGYRTSRFKREPGRWVVLEVTFQLEVGDLGRPVRYGELARRLGVEAQQRPPLADVREAVLALRAGKGMVLDDDDPDTWSAGSFFTNPVLEADEAARLPEDAPRFEQPDGTVKTSAAWLIEHAGFAKGWGGHLTEGRASLSTKHTLALTNRDEATAADLLTVAGAVRDGVREAYGITLVNEPVLVGCELPG; translated from the coding sequence CTGTCGTCGTCTCCCGCAGATGCGCCTGGTCCCGCCGGTAACGTCGCCACCGTGTCCGAGCACGAGGCGCCGCGGCTGGCGCACCTGACGACCCTGCGGGTGGGTGGGCCGGCGCGACGACACATACGCGCCGAGACGGTCGACGAGCTCGTCGCGGCGGTCCGCGAGGCCGACGATGCCGGTGAGCCCGTGCTGGTCCTCGGCGGGGGCAGCAACCTGCTCGTCGCGGACGAGGGCGTGCCCGGTGTCGTCGTGCAGGTCGCGACCAGCGGCGTACGCCCCGACCCCGAGAGCCTCTCGGACCTGTGCGGCGGCGTCATGGTGACGGTCGCCGCAGGTGAGTCCTGGGACGCCTTCGTCGAGGTCGCGGTGACGCTGGGCTGGGTCGGGGTCGAGGCCCTGAGCGGCATCCCCGGGTCCGTCGGCGCGACGCCGGTGCAGAACGTCGGCGCGTACGGCCAGGAGGTCTCCGACACCGTCGCGAGGGTGCGCACGTGGGACCGCGTCGAGGGACGCGAGCGCACGTTCGCCGCCGCGGACTGCGGCTTCGGCTACCGCACCAGCAGGTTCAAGAGGGAGCCCGGGCGCTGGGTGGTGCTCGAGGTGACCTTCCAGCTCGAGGTGGGTGACCTCGGACGTCCGGTGCGGTACGGGGAGCTCGCCCGCCGGCTCGGGGTGGAGGCCCAGCAGCGCCCGCCGCTGGCCGACGTCCGCGAGGCGGTGCTGGCGCTGCGCGCGGGCAAGGGCATGGTGCTGGACGACGACGACCCCGACACCTGGTCGGCGGGCTCGTTCTTCACCAACCCGGTGCTCGAGGCCGACGAGGCGGCCCGGCTGCCCGAGGACGCCCCGCGGTTCGAGCAGCCCGATGGCACCGTGAAGACCTCGGCTGCCTGGCTGATCGAGCACGCCGGCTTCGCCAAGGGCTGGGGTGGTCACCTCACCGAGGGACGTGCCTCGCTGTCGACGAAGCACACGCTGGCGCTCACCAACCGCGACGAGGCGACGGCCGCGGACCTGCTGACCGTCGCGGGCGCCGTCCGCGACGGCGTGCGCGAGGCGTACGGCATCACGCTGGTCAACGAGCCGGTGCTCGTCGGCTGCGAACTCCCTGGCTGA
- the rpmG gene encoding 50S ribosomal protein L33, translated as MASKSSDVRPKITLACTECKERNYITKKNRRNDPDRLEMSKFCPRCRTHQPHRETR; from the coding sequence GTGGCCAGCAAGAGCTCCGACGTCCGCCCGAAGATCACGCTCGCCTGCACCGAGTGCAAGGAGCGCAACTACATCACCAAGAAGAACCGGCGCAACGACCCGGACCGCCTGGAGATGAGCAAGTTCTGCCCGCGCTGCCGCACGCACCAGCCGCACCGCGAGACGCGCTGA